One region of Cryptococcus deuterogattii R265 chromosome 14, complete sequence genomic DNA includes:
- a CDS encoding cytoplasmic protein, which yields MSHVIYNNDTRYPGPPIHPPPREITGLPTHEELDAYPRMFEWGELKEIVMTGTLEKLMRNKEMQYKYDVWSKYMKANFGSTEKYLKQTRLPFPYSAVSSDSAAAGGDGQAAGDEAKGTYDLSTGLDRLPVTHSAPSTPDAGTRTPETPQTGESTPGRGSISNSGAASGAGTPSSVGFVSLSSLNLLEAKLKKKKSKSKSDRKSKEKEKEEEEGDEPEYLRYDPTFGLDESKYAVLPNDWPYCVPYGVRHYCVWSRIPIAHPDLVDYDPIKWSKIEQEGLGGFTGVLPFLPKPLTASNDGEDKGRSKGLPTPSTPVPSSSPIRSAHSSAGSIAPAPANQTSLGPSATHPGPHVPSVEGWYPLDLTYAGPSLRRWAGVTYESEGGHEVGRMVKGLWDERGWECLWFVNPPRLQSIPGFSHFHVFARRKTPEEIDAGEAVWGRLNEERSE from the exons ATGTCCCACGTGATATACAATAATGACACCCGCTATCCCGGCCCGCCTATCCATCCTCCGCCAAGGGAAATAACCGGCCTGCCAACTCACGAAGAGCTGGATGCGTATCCTAGGATGTTTGAGTGGGGcgagttgaaggagattgtTA TGACAGGCACGCTAGAAAAACTTATGCGGAATAAAGAGATGCAATACAAGTATGACGTGTGGAGTAAGTATATGAAGGCAAACTTTGGTTCAACTG AAAAATACCTCAAGCAAACACGACTTCCGTTTCCTTACTCCGCTGTCAGTTCTGactctgctgctgctggtgggGACGGTCAAGCAGCAGGCGACGAGGCGAAGGGAACGTATGATCTTTCGACTGGCTTGGATCGACTTCCAGTTACACATTCAGCCCCCTCGACGCCCGATGCGGGCACGCGTACGCCAGAGACACCTCAAACGGGAGAATCGACAccaggaagagggagcATATCAAATTCGGGAGCAGCCTCGGGAGCGGGGACACCGTCTTCAGTCGGCTTTGTCTCTCTTTCGTCGCTGAATCTTTTGGAAGCtaagttgaagaagaaaaaatcaaaatccAAATCCGATCGCAAAtcgaaagaaaaagaaaaagaagaggaagaaggagatgaacCAGAGTATCTCCGTTACGACCCAACCTTCGGACTTGATGAGTCAAAATACGCAGTACTACCGAATGACTGGCCGTATTGTGTCCCCTATGGGGTGAGGCATTACTGTGTTTGGTCAAGA ATTCCCATAGCCCACCCTGACTTGGTAGACTACGATCCGATCAAATGGAGTAAAATTGAACAAGAAGGTTTGGGTGGATTCACCGGCGTTTTGCCATTCTTGCCGAAACCTCTTACTGCTTCCAATGACGGTGAGGATAAAGGCAGAAGCAAAGGCCTTCCTACGCCGTCTACACCGGTCCCTTCCAGCTCTCCCATCCGCTCCGCCCATTCCTCCGCTGGCTCCATCGCACCTGCACCAGCAAACCAAACTTCCCTTGGCCCTAGCGCCACTCATCCTGGGCCCCATGTCCCCTCAGTTGAAGGGTGGTACCCCCTTGATCTCACCTACGCTGGTCCATCCCTTCGTCGCTGGGCGGGCGTGACATACGAAAGCGAAGGAGGACACGAAGTGGGTCGGATGGTAAAGGGTTTATGGGATGAGAGGGGCTGGGAGTGTTTGTGGTTTGTTAATCCCCCA CGACTGCAAAGTATACCTGGATTTTCGCATTTTCATGTTTTtgcaaggaggaagacgccagaggagattgatgCAGGGGAAGCTGTTTGGGGACGCTTGAACGAGGAGCGTAGTGAGTGA